TGAAACCGAGCGCGCCGATTCTGTCCGGCCCGGCATAGAGCATGTAGTCAAATTCGCCAAGGTGGGAGCCTGAGGCTTCGGCGGCGATATCAAGAACGTGACGGCCCCAGTCGTCAGGGCAGGCATCGCGCAGCCCATTAAAGAGCGCACCGCCCAGCGGGCCTTCGTAGGTATGTTCCCGTTGCAGGGGCAAGGCAACAGGGTCAACGGCTACCGCGTCAGGTCGCCCCAGATAGCGGTTGGAATATTCAAAGAGGCATTGGCTGAACCGGCCATCCTGAACATAGCGCAGGCGTCCGGCAACAACAAAGCTGCCTCTAAGGTGCATATGCACATACACCACGCGGGTTGTCATGAGCTGGCTCCCTTAAAAGTCGTAGGAAATTTTGTCCTTCCCGCCCGCCGCCTTGCCTTCAAGCCGCCTGCGTTCGTGGGCAAGGCCGATCATGTCCGTTTCCATGGCGGCCACGCTGTCCAGATCGTTTTCAAGCCCGAGGGTGAGCAGGGCAGTCACAAGGGTGCCAAGGCTTGTTCCCGGTGTGCCGCTCTCAAGCCTTTGCAGGGAGCCAACAGAAACCATCATGAGCTTGGCCATTTCGTGCAGCGTCAGACCCCGGCGTTTTCGCGCCAGTTTGATTCTGCGGCCCAGATCCTCAAGCTTTGCCAGAACCTTGGGCGGCAGGGCGGCTGTGGAAGCTGACGATTTACTCATAAATGGTATTTTTTTAGTGTTTTTTACTAATATATGGATAAATTAAAAAAGGTCAAGTGGAGATGCCCACTAAGCGGCCCTCCTGTTCTGGCAGGAAATAACTTTGCGATTGCTTGAAACAGGAAAAACAGCGGCAACGATTAAAAAGCTGCTGCGTCCCTGTTACAGTCCGCCGCCTCCACCCCCGCCAGAGCCGCTGCCCGCGCCGCCCCCGCCGGAGCTGAAACCGCTGGCGGATGAGGATTCGGCAGATGCGGAGGAGGCGCTTACGGCGCTGCCAAAACCATTGGAAAAGTCGCTCCAGCCGCCATGCCCGTGTATAAGGGCGATATCAACGCCGGAGTCTTCCAGCGCTGCCGCCTGAAGCTGCTCGGCAAACCTGTTGCACCACGTTTTTTCCAGCCCCAGCACCAGTGCATAGGGCAGCAGACGGCGAAAAACCTCGGGTGTGTCTTCGGGCTTTTCGTCCTGCGCGCCTACCTGCTCCATGCGTGGCAGTTCCGCAGTGCGCATGTACATGGCAAGGCCGTCAATTTCGTCCAATACCTGGCGCGCTGCGGGGCTGGGAGCCTTGATGACGGCTGTGAACACAATGGCCGTGATGCTCATGAGCAGAAGAAGCAGCCACCCCAGATCGTAAAAATAAAACTGAAGACCAACCGCAGTTATCCCGGCCAGTGGCAAGGCCATAAGCCCCAGAGTTGCCAGCAGGGATTTTGCCTGCTGCCGCACCAGCAGCAGGGGAAGCGCCAGTGCTGCGCAAAAAGCCATGCAAACTGCGAGCAACAGTAGAATCAGCGGCAGTTGCGAGTTCTCCGGGGCAAGCAAGGCAGGGTCAACTTCCCAAAAACTCGCCGCAAAAGCCAGCGGCAGCACCAAAAACCAGCCAAGCACCGCAACCCAAGTGTTCAAGCGCCATGCGCCCTTAAAGTTCTGCTTCAGGTTTGCCCTGGCGGCATTGAAAATGCTGCGGACATCTTCATTTTTTGGGCGCAGCAACAGTTTTCCGCCCTTGCCCGTACTGCGCACAAGCTCGCGGTACACGGTTTGTTCTTCTGCGGTAAGCTCCCCTTTGCGCCCGTTTGATGCTGCGGTCAGTTCCAGCGCATAGGTTTTAGCGTCCGCCTTGCTGATGCGGCACAAGCCCTTGAAAGCCAGAGCCAGAAACGTGGCGGCAAGCCCCCGGCCAGAGATGCGGGCCGACTTGTAGAAGAATTCCACCGCCAGCGGCGAAAGCACTTGCGGCGTAGCCCCTTCAGCAGGTTTTTTGCTCCACTGAGCCGTCTTTGGCGGATAATAGCGGGGGAATATGGCCCCCTTGGGCGGATCAATGCCAAGGCGCTGCCAAAGCAGAAAATAATAAAGAAACACAGCGCAAAAAGCCAGGCACTGCGCAGGCAGTAAGGGATTA
Above is a window of Desulfovibrio desulfuricans DSM 642 DNA encoding:
- a CDS encoding helix-turn-helix domain-containing protein produces the protein MSKSSASTAALPPKVLAKLEDLGRRIKLARKRRGLTLHEMAKLMMVSVGSLQRLESGTPGTSLGTLVTALLTLGLENDLDSVAAMETDMIGLAHERRRLEGKAAGGKDKISYDF
- a CDS encoding DUF2207 domain-containing protein, which translates into the protein MHTPYASSWFTRRITLTVCALLLCIHAMCLAAYAQERIESFASTVTIHQDGSMHVREAIVVHAEGNQIKKGIYRELPLLYSGPANYSGTVPFTVTSASIDGVHLNPVETEIRGDYIRVLMRGKEPLSTGQHRFVLEYDTSLHLRFYESNGELNWNATGVWGFPILNASCRVILPKGVAVRQTTAWAGPAGSRNTDGISIGRTQANEAAFTLARTLEPDTQFTVAVAFDRQSIADPVLPLALQQQREDEAMELARQEEERAIRERGLLFEVLYDNPLLPAQCLAFCAVFLYYFLLWQRLGIDPPKGAIFPRYYPPKTAQWSKKPAEGATPQVLSPLAVEFFYKSARISGRGLAATFLALAFKGLCRISKADAKTYALELTAASNGRKGELTAEEQTVYRELVRSTGKGGKLLLRPKNEDVRSIFNAARANLKQNFKGAWRLNTWVAVLGWFLVLPLAFAASFWEVDPALLAPENSQLPLILLLLAVCMAFCAALALPLLLVRQQAKSLLATLGLMALPLAGITAVGLQFYFYDLGWLLLLLMSITAIVFTAVIKAPSPAARQVLDEIDGLAMYMRTAELPRMEQVGAQDEKPEDTPEVFRRLLPYALVLGLEKTWCNRFAEQLQAAALEDSGVDIALIHGHGGWSDFSNGFGSAVSASSASAESSSASGFSSGGGGAGSGSGGGGGGGL